The genomic interval ATTCTAGAAGATGGAAGTAACAAAGCTGAAGCCTAGATATATCGAAGGGATGTGCAAAACTGCAACTATTTGATGCGAAACTTAGGTAATCACTGTAAATTGTGACAACAGAGATGTCTTTTTCACCTAGCACTGCATAGTAGTTTTTGTGgataatacttttatatatttgtcctTAGCAgtataaaagcaaatgctaaaaaataaactacgatgagaaaacctcaaaatcaactccaaaattaaaattcaaatttccgcttatacttataagctgaAGGATGGAAGACTGAAGAGTAACTTGCATTCTGTAATGCTGTGCCAGTTCACAAACATACATAAAGCCACAACACTAAAACCTACATTTTCCAGCATTTTTACATGCATTCGCAGAACCACATTCAACGACCACagatattttcttattttaccCAAACACCGGACGAGAGGTCCTTACTGTTAATTTTAAATGACCAGGGATGTTGCATAAGTTCTATACATCAAATGGAGGAAACATGAATGTTATTGGAATGGGAGCACCAGAATAGGAACAGCTAAACAATTGATGCAGCAGCTAAAATCTCATAAACAAAGATGGGAATTATCCAATGTGCACTTACCTCtaagtgctacagtatttGAAGAGAGAACGGAAATTTCAACAAAGAATATAACAAATGATGGAAACTCCCAAACCTGCAAAAATTGACAATGAATGTGAAAGGggaaaaatcaataaaataagACTAAGAAGTCAATCATACACACAAATCTTGCATACCATCATTGCTATGAGAAATAGCTTGAAGTAGCTTGAAATGATGACGGCTAACAGAACCTCCCTACACCTGAGTAATGACAAAGTGCAACTGTCAAGTGCCAACCCATGTATATCACACATTGAATGTGAAATTCTGAtatagtttcatattatacAACAGAAGTGTACTAAGAAAGAATAGCTACTGTTTGCATAATTCCAGTTAAGGATACTTAATAACCATTTGCACATAATGAACTACACAAATGTAATTGAAACTTCCACATCGCAGGTATTCAAGGTACCTTCTAATATCAAAAGACAGTTTTAGGATAAATTGCACTTCCAAAAGTAACATGGTCATAAACACGATGTTCCCTAGTAATGCATCGCTCAGAACCTGAAGAATAGCAGACAACGATACATTATCAAAGTAACGAGCACTAgaaacataaaatttctaaatgtAGTCAACTTTAATAACCTTTCCGCACTTGAGAATCGCGGAGAACGTGCTTATGGAAGAATCCCCATCAGCTTTGTTGCCTCTCGAGAAAGATATTCTGACTTACATAATTAAGGGTTGCTAAAGTTGAATATATACTTCAAAACAACCAAAATTGAAgatgaaaatttataaataaaatggatacATGCATCAAGAACAATATGCATCAGAATGGACAACACCAGTACTCCCTGAAAAGAACGGAATCaaaaacaaattcaaaatACCAGGGCATAATGGGTAATGGAATTACCATAAGATGGAAGaaagtttttacaaaaacGTTACCACACTTGTGTATTCATGGGATTGGCTATTTTAAACTCTAGTTGGATGGACTCCACCTTCAAATGCTGATAAGTAGGTTGTGGCGAGCCATGAGGGGCACTAATAGTACCTGTGCCTCCTCTTTTtaattaatgatttttttaatgtttgccTTCGTGTGACAAGGAGCTAAAGATATCATATGATGCAGAACATGGacaccaaaaataaaaaataacaagcaGATCTAAGGCAGATAAGGCTAATAATTCTTGAGCAGCAAAACACATAGGCAAGACAGAGTACAGGTAAAAACTAGGTAGAAGTATTGATGAAGAAACTGAAGCAAACTTCAAAGAGCTCAGGAAACTTGAAATGAGATGAGCCCAGCTcgtttcttttatatttatatcaactaAACGTAGCATGCAAGCCAGTTTGAATAGGACCATATGGTTCCCACCTTGTCAAGTGATGAATAAATCCTCAACTTATTAAAGAGAAGATGACGGTATGCTCTTGTCTTGTGTAGAATCAGATCAATCAAGATTATCTACAAAGCAAGAATAGTTAAAGTCTCAACTAAATGCATCACTACTGGAGTAAACAAACTGCATTTTACACGTAAGAATTGGATCACAAGTTTGTCCAAAACATTAATATCATTACATAACCAGATTAACGCACCATGAACTCACACTCGATGTAGGGATCAGCAACAGCCTTGCAGGTATCCTACACAAGAACGGCATCCGAAGTTAAACGTCATAAACGCACAAGGCAAGAGGATTACACATGCACTGTCAACAGCAGCGGTTCCTCTCTTACGCATTTCATCAAACGGATGTTGCCCGGCGAGTACTGCACGTACAGCGTCTTCACACGCCGGCCACAGCCGACGCAGCGCGGCcactcctcttcttccttggCGTCACCCATCAAGCTGAATCCGTTCGTGCAAGCTTGGCAAAAGCCCAATCCCCAACACCAAGCAATTGATCCCTCCTGTTCAATTGGTGACAGACAGGTGAGGTAACCACACAAAAAATGGTTCAATCACGGTGGCACAACCGCAGATTAAACAAGCAGTATCTCGTGCAAGCCTAGGTCGAAGAACGAACGGCAGAACATGGGAACAAAAGAGGCGGATCTAGGGCGGCGAGAGATCGCCGGAGCAGGGACAACGAACGCGCAGCATCGCGTACCTGCGGCGCCCAACGGGGCAGCGTCAGTAGGCCACCGAACAGCCGCGGCGAGAGGCGCTCGAAAAGGGCCAGGGAgacggacgccgccgccggtcgggcgtcgcgccgccgcgtcgtcggtgAGCGAgcgggcggccggccggcgacgagggtcACGAGGCCACGGCTTCTAGATCACAGTGGGCCGAGACGCGGGCTTTGGTGGGCTTTGGGCCAAGTATGATGGGTCGAATGAAAAAAAGCCCACTACCTGGAGCCCAGGCTTGAGCTGGGAGAGTTCCTGTCCGTCCGATCACGGATGGACGGTCGAGATTCACTCGTGCGGGGCAGATGAGGCGGACGCGTGCGGGAGCAGGAGAGGTAATTTGGTTTCGGGTTTGTTGGGTTTCCGGTTTCCGGTTTCCGGTTTCCGACCGCCACGAGACGACGAgacttccgcctccgccgtcgccgtcgccgtcgccgccggtctcGGCGTGGTGTCCCGAGAGGGCGAGGTCGCCGTGAGATCCGGTGCCGCCCGCCCCGTGGCTTCCTGCTCCCCCCCCCCAGGTGAGCGAATCCCGAGCTCCGTCTCGTCGTCTGCTCGCTTCCTCCCGCCCGATCTGGCCCCTCCGGCCTCGGGTTCTGGGGATCGGTGTGGCCGTCGCGTGGTGGTGGGATATGGAGTGGGCTAGCGTCGCTGTGTAGTCGAATTGTTTGGTGTTTTTCTTGTGAGAGCGGAGTTTTTGAGAGTTTGATATCTTATCATACGATGCTATGGGCTCTGGGCGAATTCGGGGGATTTGGATCGATCTGGTAATCCGATGCGTGATATAATGTTGTAATTATACGGAAACATTAAGAGATTTGGATTAAATGTAACATTTTTGTGGGAAGAGTTTATCATGGTGTGTTGATTATGGAGGGATTATTGAAGACTGGTATCGTTTTACCCTTTCAGGAAGTATTTGTTTCTGGAGAATTGGAGTAAAATGTTAGAGAGAATATTTACTTGGTTTTGTGCAATATTAAGGCAGTGCTTTAATGCGTAATTCTTATGTGACAATGCTGATATGGTTTGTGGCAGCTGAAAGATGGGGAGGATACCGTCTCTGAAAAATTTCAATGCCTTCCCACACGCGGAAGATCATTTACTAAAGAAAACTTACTCCGGTGCTATCGGTATGGAGATTCTATCTCTTCATGATGTTCTCCTGTGGGTACTAATGGTTCATTTGGAGATGTTTACTTACATGTTACAACCATTGGTATGTCTGCAGTCACGATTTTTGGATTAATTATAATGATTACATTATTCGTGCACGAGctcaaattttatcttaccACCTATACTGTTCATCAGGTATGGTCCtttgttttcccttttttctctttatgtTTAACATGTGCAACTGTACTGTAAGGTGATCATTTTGCCACTCAGTAACAgattttcaaatttcattagTAATGGGAATATGTCTGTAGGTGATAGCCTCCTGTTTTGGTCTATTTAACAAAACTGATTAGAGAAATCTGCATGATgacaaaatttaacaagacTTATTTCAATTACATTGATAAAGAATACATTTGTCTTCTTATTTTTGTATTGATGTCTATGGGTTGCTATTTGGAAATGATGATTTTCCATTCCTTGCTTTGTCCCTTCCCAATGACAAACTACCTAACTGACGCTGTCTGCAGATGTCAGTAGATCTCAAACGAGGAGAAACTCTCccgattcatataaatatgtcgtttccCTCTTTACCATGTGAAGGTCAGTTATTGATTAAATATTCCTTACCAGTTTGATATGAGTTCTCTTTTTAATGTTAATTTGCATGAGGGGTTTTATGTCGACAATTTTTTTCCTGGCTCTTTTGTCTAGTCTTAAGTGTGGATGCAATTGACATGTCGGGCAAGCATGAAGTGGACTTGCATACAAATATTTGGAAGGTACCACCTGATGTGAACACTTGGTTCATCTGTGACTTTGTATATGTTCCAATAGGCAAAGTATGTGGCTGCACTAATTATCCTCATTGCTTGCGATGAGTAACACTACATCCCTAAAGTATGGATAATGTATTGCAGGGTCATCCCAAATATTGGGTGGCCAAATTTCCTTAAGATTTAAAGAATGTAGATTTTCTTTACAAAGGGAGCATTGACAAGAGGCTGTCGATGGCGACCCGGTTTATCGCTAGGACAAACTAGGCAGCACAGCACCTAGGGAAACTATTCTTGCTAAGGCAACTACTTACTACCCGATTTAAGAATACCAGCCGTCCTCCAGATCTCAAACTCCTTGAGTATGGATAATGTACATACTTACTAACCACGGTGCAAGGCTATATCCATATTATGTACAACGCTTGTTCTCGCATATTTGTTTACCTAGCAGAGAATATGCTCTTCTAGCTGTGGACTGGTGGTGCATGTCTTGATCTAGTGCAAGCACTATTCTTCATGTTTATAGAAAACTTAGTATTCCAACAAAAATTGTACCGTAGTATTTTTCTCAGTTCAGTAGCTGGCactcatataattatttttaaccttaccTCTTCTTCTGAATGCAGCTTCGCTTGGATAAGTATGGCCATATCATTGGTACCGAGTATTTGAATGATCTAGTTGAAAAGGAGCATGGGACTCACGATCATGGTATACTCTGCTGACTCCATAAAGAGAAAACTAATGTAGCTCTGAATTTTCACatggtataattttttcagTCCCTGGTGTGTACATTGTGTCCTTGCACTCAATTAAAAAATGTGCAGCTCACTAGGAATAACTGTTTGCTGTTATAACTGTGATTCAATTATCCAAACAATACTTTATAGTAATTTATTAAGCATATGTTCTCACTCTTGATTATCTTGGGAAAACCTCGAGATAGTAACATTACTAACAATATGCTGTAGTTAGAATGTCCCATTTATGTACCAACATGATTTACTGCTTTAGTTACAATGTATGTTTTGATGGACcgatatgatttatttagaatGTTCCATTAAGTTTGTAGCCTGGAACGGGTTCAAGCATGGAAGCAGTATTTGTGAGTCAAATAACGTTTACCTTACTTAGTAACaagtttaagaaaaataaaataaaataaaattgattgcAACAGTGAACTATCGGGCTGCTTTCATGGTTAAACATTCTTCAGCGGCGGAAGATTAACATTGACTAGAAATTTGTTGCACTTGCACCTAATTAAGGTGAAGGGACAATGTGGGCAGTTCACCTATTTTAATAATTGCAGATAGgtcagaattttaaaagtttaaccaaaTCTTATTCTAAAGGACAAATATTTTCAACCGGACAGAGTATATGATAAGCTATTGTGTTGACAGATCATGACCATGAGCATAAAGATGATGAACAGAAGAAGCAGGAGCACACCTTTAATGAAGATGCAGATAAAATGGTTAAGAGTGTCAAAAAAGCAATGGAAAATGGCGAAGGATGCCGAGTAAGATAATTCTCTACCAGTATCCTTCAAACTTCAATTTATGGAATGATATTTAGGGAAATTATCATCAGGCATACCTTGTAATTGTGAAAAACCTTTTCATTTCAATTTACACAGGTGTATGGGGTTCTAGATGTGCAGAGGGTTGCTGGTAACTTCCATATCTCGGTTCATGGTTTAAACATTTTTGTTGCTGAGAAGGTTATTCATCTAAAACTGCATATACTTCTGTGCTTCcatctgtttgttttttctgtgaAATGTGTGTACTTTCTTTTTAGTATTAAGTTCccaggctaataatatatgcttctagattttaagtttttgacaGAACATGTCCACAAGGGGTTAATTATTGGACTAAAAATCCCATAGGGAACTAGTGGAACTTCCTGGTAATCCCACCTTGGACAAGTGTTTTGTGCATCTTGGGCAAGAATTTGCAAAACTGCCCACTTTAGTATTTATTATATGCTATTTTAGAGGTAAACAGATGCCAATAATTATGAGAGATAGAAAAACACAAGACcttaatgataaattaataataaggTCAGTAAACAACTGAATACCCGTCATAGTGCACACCAGATCAGGCTGGGATTGTAACAAAAAAGAGACACGGAAAGTATCTTCTTGTGCTGGCCATCACATGATATAACTGTCAGCTTGTATGAACCGCAATATTTTCCTTGATTTGCTTTTTTGTGCTcactttttatgaaaaatacatatgaaaaGGCAGACACTAAGGCGCTAGGCGCGCACTGCTGCCTAAGATGCCTAACTGATTTATGCCGTGTAGGTAGTTGCTTAGCCCGTTTCGAATAGGCACTATGCTCTGGTCTGCTGCCTAGTATGCTATCTCTAAATAAGTGTTTTACGCTTTTATTGTGCACTGTTACTATTTtcactatataaattttcattaTTCATCTCTTGTATGCAGATTTTTGATGGGTCAAGCCATGTGAACGTCAGTCATGTCATCCATGATCTATCATTTGGTCCGAAGTATCCTGGACTTCACAATCCACTCGATGATACTACAAGGATACTCCATGACACAAGTGGTACTTTCAAATACTATATCAAGGTGAGTTTTGAGTCTATTTTCATATAGTAGTTTCCTTTCTGATCAAACATGTCCAGACAACAATTTGCTGGTTCCCATCTTTCAACGTTGAGAAGGCTTACCAAAAAGGATGGGATCATGATACATAAAACTTTAAACAGTTGTGCATAATTCAAAGTATCTGATGGACCTTGTGGAAAAAGCCcatctccttccttttttttgtccttCTGCTATGAGCCTATGTCAAGTTATGTGGACCTGATATATGCGTCAGACCACCTTCAGATCAGTTGGAAATCCATCACGttatttgtttgaaaaagaaatgatcTCATCTGTTGTAATCTATATGCAGATTGTTCCAACCGAGTACAGATACCTCTCAAAGCAGGTGTTGCCAACAAATCAGTTTTCTGTCACTGAGTATTTTGTTCCTAAACGCGCAACTGATAGGTCCTCCTGGCCAGGtatctccccctcctcttcaaGCATGGTATGTTCATCTGTTTCGAGGACTAATATGTTTTCCTTCTGCAGCTGTGTATTTCTTGTATGATCTCTCACCAATTACAGTCACAatcaaagaagaaagaaggaaCTTCCTGCATTTCATCACCCGCTTATGTGCAGTTCTTGGCGGTACCTTTGCAATGACAGGTTTGCCTCCACAGCCTACATAGTATGGTGCTGTTAGGGATTGCCGCAGTAGCAATAGCTCATTGGATGATCTTGTATGCAAATGATTTCtttcaagaaaaagaatagTAACAACATTTCGCTTTTTAACTGATACGAACTCTTTGGCATCCTACTGTACAGGAATGCTTGACCGATGGATGTACCGGCTTATTGAGTCGGTCACGAAATCAAAGACCAGAAGTGTACTACGGTAATTGCGCATCACATGATATCACATGATATGTGAAGGCAAACTGTGACAACCTTGTGGTCACTGGTCATACGAATCAGTCAGAGCATATTGTCTCAGATACGGTCAACCCCTGTGGGTTTTCATATTTCCATATGCTCTGTGCAACTGataacttaaaatatgttgCTAGCTTTGTCATTAATCACTCACTCATGTTAGATTGGTACGGCTCATAACAGTTTTGTAATACACAAACCGAAGATGCCAGCTATGTTTGGTCTGGGGAACTAAAACTTTTTGCCTTGTATCATGGAGAAATATATGCCCAATATGGTCTATTGTCGAAATGgaccgaaaaaaaaaagagagagaaacaaacaaaatgagaaaattaacttataaaatCAATGCTCTCGTTCATAGCTAGTTCACACGAGCACGTACTTCATACGAATACAGGTTTGCAAAGCCGACGGTAGGATAGCTGTGAAAACTGTGATTGCCGGGATATCCGCAATTATAGTTGCGGCAAACCATATAATCATGCTTCATGGGGTGGCGGATAAGGGTGTGAttattttgacttttatatctgtgttcttagttatctaaaaataaggctaagaaataaactacgataaaattatgttaagatctacttaaatttaaaactaaaaatttaaattttggtctgcaaacaaaagaaaaaaaaataaggttgaGGGTTTACGAAGCCGACCGTAGGAAAACTATGATAATAGTATTCCGTAAGGCGATTATCGTTACAAAGCGATTATCGTTACGAAAAACTTTAAAACGGTAGACAGTAGAAAACTATGATAATCATATTCCGTAAGGCGACGATTTCAGAGATCTCTACAGTAAGATGAACCTTGGTCGTTAAGGATTTCATTTTGTGCGGTCTTCAAAGACTGAACCTTAATTCTTGATCCACTTATTTTATTGACAGCTACAAATGGAGCCTATGAGCTGCTGAACATATGTTTTGCTAGACTAGTTGCTAAGtgtcttttttcaaaaaaacgtGTTGACAATTAGGAGAGTAAAACTccttcatattttaatagataacatcattaaatttttctttatacatttgaccatttgtgttACATaaactttgtgcaaatatatgaaaatataggttaattaaaatatatttgatgataATCTAAttagaataaataataataattacataagcttttcaataagacgaatggttaaacgtgtgCCCTAAAGTCAACATTATCTCTTATTAAAACATAGAGgttaaaatatagagggagtatatcagAATGTTACCTATGCACTATCAATGTGAACTGACCTTGCCTGGCAAACAAATACACAGAAGCACAATATTCAACTGAACTTATAAACAGGGCGATCTAGtacggtggcggtggaggctcGAGCCCTCCTTACCCACCTTAAAATTATGGGAGTCCTCACTAAGACCTTTATAAAATCTTATGTTAAAGATTAATGGAAAGGAGGATTGAAGCTCTATCTAAGCACTATCTAATTTATTCAGACCCTCTAACATTTTTGGCTAGATCCGCTACTGCTTACAACATTCAATCTGGACCAAAGTTTCTCGTATCAGGTAATCTAGCGTATCAGATTTTCATACTCTTTAGTGCTTTTCGCAATTTTAATACTTGGCAATATGGGTTTCTAAACGGAGAAAACAGAATGAGGATAACTCAAAGCCTAACTATAACACAAAAACAGTGACATGGTAGACGATTCCAAAACGTATAGCTGATGTAAGAGTAGGGGCCATCTTATACACACTCAAGGCTGCTTTTTGTGGGGCAGCCCAGATTGGGCTTAACCGATTTTCATTAAGGTTAGAAGCATGTACAGTGTGGGTTTTACAAACTCAGCAGAGTTTGCTGAGTCCGGCAAGAGCCGGGGCAAAAACAAAgatcaaaaaggaaaaggctACTCCTCACAATATTTGAAATAGCCAGCCTCCGTCCAAGTGACGATTTCGTCTCTAATTTCATTGAACACTTGCGTTGCTGACTTTGCTTTGTTTTCGAAAATTCTAGCGTTACGTTCCTTCCATATAAGCCAATAGATCAGCACAAACGCCGAGTCAAAGGATTTTCTGTACCTCTTGCCAAAACATTTTCTTGTCTTCATCCACCGACTATCCAATGGCAGGCCACATTCGCCGGGGACCTGGAATGACACTGATACCCAGCACTTCCATCGTTCCCAGACTCGGTTGGTGAAAATGCAGTCGACGAGCAGGTGTGTACAGGTTTCTTGCGGCGCCTGGCATAAGGGACATGAAACCTGCGTCGGCCATCCTCGCTTTAATAGGTTGTCCGCCGTTAAGCACCTTTCCTTGAAAGCAAGCCAGATAAAGAAACGTATTTTTGTAGGTGCTCTGGTCTTCCACAGAAGAGAGCCCCACCTGCATCGTTCTTTGGCTATGAAGAACAGGTCGTATGCTGAAGAGACCGTATAGTTTTCATGTGTTTCCCTGCTCCAGATGAGTGCATCTTCAACCTCTGTGTCTAGTTGCAAATCATCTAACTCATCCCATAATTGGAGGTACTCGGCTAGTGCTCTAGTTGAAGGCGCCCCCTTTATCGTTCTGATCCACTTACGATTAATCATAGCTTGCTGAACTGTCATGTTTGGCCTAGAGGTATGGGAGAAGAGAGCCGGGAAGGCCTGCTTAATCGGGCCACAATGCAGCCAGCTGGATTTCCAGAAATCTGTTTTCTTGCCATCTCCGACCTGAAACTTCATTGCTGCATAGAACATGCTGTCTAGTTGGCGATCATGTTGATACTTCCATACCGCTGTCCAGGGCCTGTCATTCTGTGATTTTGCTATTACCGCCCATTTCAACCTCAAAGCTTTCCCCAAGCAACCAATCTCTTTTATGCCTAATCCTCCAAGCTGTTTTGGCATGCAAACAGCCACCCATGCAACTAGGCAATGGCCTCCGTTAACTGTTTCCTGCCCCTTCCATAAGAAACCTCTGCATTTTCTGTTAATCTCTTTGATCGCCCACTGTGGTATGTCCAATACTGACAAGAGGTGAACTGGCAGGGCCATGAGCACCGAGTTGATGAGCGTGAGGCGGTCACCTGTGGATAGGAGCTTTGGCTTCCAACCACTTACTTTTTTGGCGAATCTGTCCAAGGTTGGctgcaaatcattttttgtcaATTTTCTCAGAGATAGCGGCAATCCCAGGTATGTAATTGGGAATTCTTGAATTCTGCATTGCAGACGGCTTGCCACCCTTTCTGCTTCTCCAACTTCGCATCTGATCGGGGAGATCGAGCTTTTTGCTAGATTTGGTGTTAGCCCTGTTGCCTCCCCGAAAGCCATGAGAATCTCTTTTATTGCCACTGTGTCTTCCTCAGTCGGGGGAAAGAAAAGCACAACATCATCTACATAAAGGGAGACTGCCGGACCTTGCATGTTCCTGTCGACCACCGACAAAATGCCACTGTGTGTGGCTTTGGCTAGCATGTCGTGTAGCACATTCATTACGAGCACAAACAGAAGGGGTGAAAGGGGGTCGCCTTGTCTTAGCCCTCTTGTTGGTTTGAACGGGAGGCATTCAGAGCCATTGATTTTGACTGTTGTTTCTGCTGTCAAAAGGAGTGCCGACACCCAATCTCGCCACCTTTGACCAAAACCACGGTGTCTTAACATCTCGATAAGGAAAGGCCAGGAGACTGAGTCAAACGCCTTTGTTATGTCCAGCTTGAGGAGAATCatatttcttcttcctttatGAATTTTCAGTGCCAGTCCTCTGACACAGATGAAATTCTCACGGATGGATCTCCCCCGGATAAAGGCCGTCTGTGACCAAGAGGTTAGCTCACTCATCCGTTTTGCCAACCTCATAGCCATTACTTTGGACACTAGCTTAGAGAAGCTATGCACTAAACTGATTGGCCTATAATCTTTTATTAGCATCGGTCCCTCTTTTTTTGGCAGCAAGGTTATGATGGCCGTGTTGAGCATATGTAGATTTCGGGCGTTGCCTTGATAGAATTTGTTGAGTGCAGCCAACACCTCTCGTTTGATGCAACTCCAGCAAGATTGATAGAAACTGCCGGTGAAGCCATCCGGTCCTGGAG from Oryza brachyantha chromosome 3, ObraRS2, whole genome shotgun sequence carries:
- the LOC102699294 gene encoding endoplasmic reticulum-Golgi intermediate compartment protein 3; the protein is MGRIPSLKNFNAFPHAEDHLLKKTYSGAIVTIFGLIIMITLFVHELKFYLTTYTVHQMSVDLKRGETLPIHINMSFPSLPCEVLSVDAIDMSGKHEVDLHTNIWKLRLDKYGHIIGTEYLNDLVEKEHGTHDHDHDHEHKDDEQKKQEHTFNEDADKMVKSVKKAMENGEGCRVYGVLDVQRVAGNFHISVHGLNIFVAEKIFDGSSHVNVSHVIHDLSFGPKYPGLHNPLDDTTRILHDTSGTFKYYIKIVPTEYRYLSKQVLPTNQFSVTEYFVPKRATDRSSWPAVYFLYDLSPITVTIKEERRNFLHFITRLCAVLGGTFAMTGMLDRWMYRLIESVTKSKTRSVLR
- the LOC102712434 gene encoding protein ARV 2-like, whose translation is MGDAKEEEEWPRCVGCGRRVKTLYVQYSPGNIRLMKCDTCKAVADPYIECEFMIILIDLILHKTRAYRHLLFNKLRIYSSLDKGVLVLSILMHIVLDAFRISFSRGNKADGDSSISTFSAILKCGKVLSDALLGNIVFMTMLLLEVQFILKLSFDIRRCREVLLAVIISSYFKLFLIAMMVWEFPSFVIFFVEISVLSSNTVALRVVTEFSKVHCFGVCFGAHAARYLTERWLLGAP